The stretch of DNA cttatttcatttattattgttatatataaaagTTCTGGGAAAATGGAACATTTTTAATTGAGGGGGGGAGCCTTAATGTGCTAAGGCTCGGGAGGAAAAATTTGAATACGTCTGCGGTATGTCttagtgtcagaaaccacataagtAAATCTGCTGAGGGAAGTAGGTGAAGACTGAGGTGCAGGGTGTTTTTAGCATAATGCTAATTAACGGGTTATAGACTAACATTAGCATAGGGTATGTGCTTAAACCAATCTCttacataaatgtatttttatactaGCCGTCTAAGACGTAAGTGAACGACAGAACACTCTCAGGGGAAGACTGCCCTCTTGTGGCCATGTTAGACTCAGCTTCTCTCTGTAATTTTCAGGTTTGGCCGCATTTGCAGCAGTGCTCATTTATACTTTCCGGAGGGAGGATATTCTGCAGGAGCCTCTGGAGAAGCTGCAGGGCCATTTTGGCTACTGTTTCATCCTGGCCTGGGTGTGTGTTCCCCTGCTCTTCATCAGCGGCGTTCTGTATATGCACCTGCGCAAAAAAGGCGAAACTGCAGCATGAGCAAaagctgaatgttttttttttctgcattcaTTTAGTTTAGAAGGACTCTTTACATAAGCTTTTAAAATCTTTGTATTGCTGAGGTATGCAAGACATTTATTCTCTTGAACCTGCACTTATACTGACCAGAAACGTGGACTCAATTTAGTGACTAAGACAGGAGTTGGGTGTTGACAGCCTCCCCACTTGGCTCAGATTCAATTTAACTGACGCATTTTACTCAGAATAAGCTTTAACAGATTCACAGCACTGATCAGACAAGACTTTAACAGACTCACAGTTCAACTAGGATGACCCCATATCAGACTCACAACTCTGAATGGATTTGCATCTCAAGTCTGGCTTTGTCTTGGGTTTGCTTTATGACCTGTGAACATCTCTGTTAATCATATTTTTTGCAAAACATATACACAGATATATTggttattttaatgtgtgataAATGTATGGATAAAGACATATTTTACTGCACATTTTTgtatttgaatttatttttgaATGCAATAGTCTGTAAATATTATTGTAccactatatataaatatatattagtgtACAGCAGGTAGCCCATGCGTACTTTGTGTATATATTCATTACACTTTTACAAGAAATTCCTCATTCTCTGCATGTCGAGATTTTAtcttgtgtaaaaaaaaaataataataaagtttttaTTATTGCTGCCTGCAGTAAAGGCAGGAAACCCAGTTGGTCTACATTCATTAGATACCGCAAGCTCAGAAGTCGAGTGTCATTATTCAAACGCACATGTGCGCCAAAAAAGTAGAAAATTAATCCCACAGAAGACAAAGGTTTAGATGAGGTCAACCCTGATGTCCTGTAAAGCTCCACTGCTGCaatgataataaaaaactaatataGTCCAAAAGACAGCTtcatcagcacttctgaaaataaaatttgccattatatatattttaaaccgTCCTGTTTCAAAGGAGACTCTTTATTGTAAAGAACATTTGTATGGTTTCCTAATTACAAGGAACGTCTACAATATGTTACGCAAAATTGTTATGTAATTTTGTCTGTATATGGAGAATAAAGGGGTTTGCTTGGGTGTATATATCCGCCTCTGGGCTGAAAACTGAGCGAAAGCTTTCGTTTAAAAGCTCTGGTAGGCTGACTCGGACTTGCTCGGCTGGTAGAACTAGTCCTGGTATATATAGTGATGAACttgggacacagagagaaagaggtacTTTGTATCAGCAGGAGAGAGAATGGACACAATAAAGACAGAAATATAATATTGGGATACGCCTCGTACAACAGTTATGGAACAGGGCAAAGACTTCAAGGGATGTTCAGCTTTCCTCACTGCGGCAATGGGCTGTtgatgatgttgattgggcgcATGTGGATGAAAACTGAAAGCATGAATCATGGACTGTAGGTGTGGACACCACTTTTTTAACTTCAGCCAAATCAACATTAGTAGGAATGCAGCGAAGGTAGGAGggttttattcttttaatttggTTTTATCCGAGTATCTCCCCAAAGTGCAAGACTAGTGTCAACAAAGCCATATTTGACATGTTTGAGGAAGGCAGGGAACATTCCTAATGCTGAGGTCGTCTTTGTGCGCtctgaactgagctgtaagcTTAGAATGAGTTTCATCTCCAGCACATGACACAGGACATTCGATCCTTTGGAACACCTCTTCATTTGGCGTTCTACAAATCATCATGAAATACAGCATACCTCAATAGAAAGCTATCTGCAGTCCAAGGTCCAGCCACGATGAACAGCTCTCAGCTGGAGAGCCTGGACGAGAATGTGGTTTTCTCTCCAGTGAGTGGATCTAGCCCTGAGTTCCTGCACTGCGAAGCTGAGAGATGTGCCCTGGAACAGCTGCTGGCCACTGGACCAGAATCTTTCTACACCAAACTCAGTAATGACAGACTCATACCCTTCCTCTCACCGGAGGAGGTGAACCAGGTGTGTGCCTGGGCTGAAGATTACCGCGTCAGTGAGGCACTTCTGGATGATGGGGCTTTGGAGGGAGAAGCTGACTCTCAGGACTACTCTGTCCAATACTTTCCAGTGCACTCGGACACTCCTGCCCCACGATTGGACTTAGGATGGCCAGAAAAGGCCATGTGGGAAGGTGTTGACCAAGCCATGGTGTACACCAATCCCCCAGTCGACCAGATGCCCCATACTCGGGAGGTGGTCCGGAAACTTATTCAGGGTGCAACCACGGTATGTACTGTTTTATTAATGGGGGCGTTTGTAAAGTACAGTCTTAGACTTAATCATAAATGTACAGGTATATTAGTGTCACTAAAGGTATAAAGAGTGCAAATGTGTCTCTAtatttacagcagtgttccctaaaggtttgttacattctcttctccagaaggagatgtGACCATTTGTAAGCgtttattatagaactgtgcgaaattaaataataaaatataagttCTGTAGATGAAATAaggtgtatgaaatcaaaacaaataaaacatcttaGGGAATTATGTTCTCTAACTAAAAGCACTGAACTTACTCAGTGTCAACTATTCTGAAGAACCATTCTATTGGTATAAAAGCTTTATAGTTTGTGAAATATCCCCACAGTCACAAAccgtttttttaaaaaacatggttccTTCCAGAACTCTTAGCATTGCCAAAGCTTCATCCAAATTAATGATAAAGTGTTCTACAAAGTTTAAAAGCCACTGGTGCATTATGAAGTGCAACCAGACGGGTTTATGATCAGTTATACATGCTATTTGCTTGATGCTAATACGTTTCCATAGCaagttagctacattagcattTTAGCCCGAGTAACAAAAAGCTGTAAACAAAATAAAGGCCTCAGGTGAATTCTCATGTCTTCCACGGTGTGTGACGGTGGTGTGTGTTAGGTGATCGCTATAGTGAcggacagactgacagacagcgCAGTGATTGCGGATCTTTACTGTGCTGCATCGCGGGGTGTTCCAGTCTACATCATCCTGAACCGCAGATCCGTTCAAGAGAACTTCACTCCAAACAGACTCAGACACCCGGTTAGTCCCACACTCACCCTTCTCCAAATCAGGGTGatattttttagtttaaaaaaaatgtcaagcAATATATGGAACTATAGTAACACTAAATAATTAGTTCTGCGATAGTAATCTGTAGAAGGTCTACATGACACCCATATCCCCAGTTACAGCTATTTTATATGTGAAAATCTGTTTTTAGAATGGCCTGCAATATTTGTGATTATGTGAGTATCTCTGTGTTCTGATTAACGTTATATATTTGAGCCATTTTACTCATCACAGACATAAGAATCGAGACACAATACCTCAGGCTGGCCTTTGTGCTGTTTATGTGTCTACCTCTGCCGTACATGTCTCATCTGAGTATCAAAGAAAGGAATGTCAGTTTTGACTGAGCTGCCACAGAAAGCCACAATTAACAGGTTTTACCACATTCATGCAGTCACAATGAGCACATGAATGACTTATTCACGCAGCTGGAACTCCAAAGAAATTTGTGGTCAGTTCTAAGCAACTCAAAATGGAATTTTCAATTGCGATTCACTGGAAAGAAGGATGGTTAATCACCTGTGAAGGATGCAGTGTTATTCTAACCAACTGCTTTTGTTTCTCACTACTATTTTAGAAAAATTCAAGCTTATAAaagaacattttcattcatactttcattcattgtctgtaagaacttatctagttcagggtcgcggtgggtccggagcctacccagaatcactgggagaaAAAGAACATTTATAAAATTGAAATTTAAAAAGCTTAATGTGCCTAGTTTTTCtagttttacattaaaatgtatctGAACAAAGAAACGGCCATTTTGCCATAATATTTTCACCATCCAGATTACAAGGTAGCATGTATACATCCTTCTAAATGCACTTTTAACAGAATATAAGACTTCGGACTGTAGGGGGAAAGATGTTCTTCTCCAGGGACGGAAAGATGGTGGTAGGAGAGCTGAAGGAGAACTTTGTTCTAGTGGATCTGCAGACGGTGGTTCTAGGGAACTATAGGTATGAGAAATACACTATACACTCCACATATAGCAACTCATACAGCACCAATCCCTTCCTCATTTAAACTAAGCACCCCTCCTCTCCCTGTTTTCCAGTCTCACCTGGACTGATGTCCATCTGCACCGGCAGCTCATCACTGTCCTAAAAGGCCCCACGGTTGAGTCGTTTGACCAGGAGTTCCGCATCCTTTATGCTTCTTCACTGCCCATTACAGATTCGCTGAAGTGTGTCAGACCTGTAGGGGTCCCCAATGCAGATACACCTCACACACTTTACCAGCCAGAGTACCTGGAACTACACAACCACAAACCAGTACTTGTGGAGAGAGCCTCAAGCCCCCCACCACCTCCCACTGACTGCCCTCTGGACTGGGAGGCACTGGGTGTCGTTCAGTGGAACCAAGAAATTCCTGACAATTTGCTTGGGGTTTGTGAGGAGCCACTTCAGTCCCACAGTTCTGGATTAAATGGTCAGCTTTGGGTTCCTGCAGCGAGAAGAGGATTTGATGTCCAAGTGCCAGCTATAGCCAAGTGGACAACTGAGGAGAAGTGAGTATTGTTAAGAAACTTTACTTCACCTTTCAGCCAGTGGGATGACAGTCAATGCAAGCATCTAAGATATGTCAATAGTCAGAtggt from Hoplias malabaricus isolate fHopMal1 chromosome 5, fHopMal1.hap1, whole genome shotgun sequence encodes:
- the fam83e gene encoding protein FAM83E, translating into MNSSQLESLDENVVFSPVSGSSPEFLHCEAERCALEQLLATGPESFYTKLSNDRLIPFLSPEEVNQVCAWAEDYRVSEALLDDGALEGEADSQDYSVQYFPVHSDTPAPRLDLGWPEKAMWEGVDQAMVYTNPPVDQMPHTREVVRKLIQGATTVIAIVTDRLTDSAVIADLYCAASRGVPVYIILNRRSVQENFTPNRLRHPNIRLRTVGGKMFFSRDGKMVVGELKENFVLVDLQTVVLGNYSLTWTDVHLHRQLITVLKGPTVESFDQEFRILYASSLPITDSLKCVRPVGVPNADTPHTLYQPEYLELHNHKPVLVERASSPPPPPTDCPLDWEALGVVQWNQEIPDNLLGVCEEPLQSHSSGLNGQLWVPAARRGFDVQVPAIAKWTTEEKLYPSVNTELRYAKDHHNMYGFTRPPGLVQYRRRSVALDTECENWEPLFRPREHRTDMKLKEKSRIFSHTHREDTQRVEQSSEENTISEDSVPELNGAATNHKKPIILSVPHTESFSSLSDILKKINARKSGKEQQKRAAKTTISRSMLDLSAPLPDTGQTNSFYESFPLTPALALIKKRNDDIKSGLLRPPRTFLPSARPRSSSFAWRFGLHKDKGEEDI